The Leishmania panamensis strain MHOM/PA/94/PSC-1 chromosome 23 sequence DNA window cagcagcagctggatgAAGCAGAGGAGTACATCGCGGTACCCTCTGCGGCTGTCCCTCAGGTGGCTCGGACGGCCGCCATCACCGAGGCAAGCGCGTGGGGCGAGGCAGGTACGCTGCCTGACCCATCTATGGTGTGGGGGACCGATGGTCACAGCAGCATGCAGAATTATGTGGTGGCTAGTGCTCTCTACCACGCCAACGAGGAACTCCGCCGCAAGCTCAAcgaggcggcgacggcgctgcagacCCTCCAGCAAGATCTAGCGAGCAGTCGTACGCAGCACGCGGCGGTACAGACGCGTCTGGAGAACGTctctgtgcagctgcaccagcttgTGCGTGAGCGCGACCTGTCGACGCAGAAGTACACCAACGCGAGCCGCACAATAGTGGATCTCGAACGCACCCTGCGTGAGCGcatcagcgaggaggagaaggtgcggtTTTCATTGGAAAGCCAAATCACAGAGCTGCGCAGTCGTCTCGTGGTGGGAGCGGACAGCAACGAGTTGCTACAGAAGGACGTGCGCAGCTTGCTCTCTGAGACGCGGGACCGAACGGCGGAGGTGATGAGTCTGCGCTCCAACCTGGCGCTGACCGAGTCCGCCCTGTCGTCGCAGAAACACGTGAACGAGAATATGCTGGTGGAGCTGAAAAGTTTGAATAGCCAGCTtgtggaggagcgcaagcGACTCATCACGGTAACACGCGAAGCACAGCTTGCCTCTCTCAGTGGGGCGCGTGTGGATGACCtagagaagcagctgcaacgtgtgcaggaggagcgcagcgccatTGAGCGGGAGCACGTCGGGCTCATGTCGGAGTTTGTGCACATAACAGAAGACGCCCTGCGCCACGCTCGCGAAGAGGTTGCTAGAGACGTCGCGGACTGgaaggcggccgccgccCACTGGGAGCAGGTGTCCCATCTGCTCTACAAGGACATCGCTGAGCGCACCCAGCACCACCTGCGGTGTCGTGCCGAGtgtgaggaggcgcaggGGCAACGCGAcgcggcagagctgcaggtgcgttcactgaagagggaggtggcCTTGCTCATCGCCAAGCTTGACGTGGTATGGCCCACCCACGCGACGGACGCGAAGGGCTTGACGGCGGAAGAGATACTCAACGTCTTCGGGCGCAACGATCGTGCTGGCATTTTTTTGTTTgacgaccgccgccgccgccgagctgcagcgcttcgCCGCAGCGGAGCCAAAGGCGTCGATGCGACTGGGGGATCTGCCGCAGAGGAGACCACCGGGGCCGTTGAAGAGGATCTTGGGGGTGGCGAGGAAGATGCTGGCTTTGAcctggcggcagcagtgctaAGCGATCTTCCGGCTGACCCGACGACTGTCGCGtgccagctgcaggagctgcacgagGCAAACGCGACACTAATATCTGAGGTACACCAGCTGCGGCTCACAAACGACCTGCTGCAGGACCGACTGGATGGGCTTATGggaaggcagagggaggaCCAGGTCCGCATGACTGCGGCAgaggtgtcgctgcagcagcgcgagaaggcggggcatcagctgctggagaaaCAGCTAGACCGTGTGGCCTTCCTCGAGGCGCAGGTGAAGTCATTACGTGGCTATCATGTCCCCGCAAACGCTCCCATAGGCGAAGTCGGCGAGAACGAGAACATCTTTGAGCTGTTCCTTGGCCAactcgtcgctgccgaggtGCCAGAGGGGATAGAGGTGCCGGAGATGTTCTCCACCATGTTCTGCTCGGCTGACTTCCTGGTGCATGAGACGATCACCACTGGCACTGTGCGCGGTTTCAACGGCTTCTTTGAAGTCACTGCATCGTTCCGCGTGTCCATGGACGCGCTACTATTCTACTACCTTCACACGCGCCAGCTACTGCTTCAACTGCACCGCGTTCGTGATGCCGACGAAGCAGCTGCCATGACGGTAGCCGAGACAACCGGAGCGGGTGCCGAGGATGCGCATTTCTCAGCGAATGCCGTTGCGGAGACGGGGACTACGCACAGCgcacacagcggcagcacggaCCCAAGCCTGCGCATCGCCGAACACATGTTCGAGACAATCGCGGAGGGTCAGGTGAGCCTGGCGGACATTGTGCTGCGGGAGGACTGCCGCCACTCCGCCCGCCCGACGCTG harbors:
- a CDS encoding hypothetical protein (TriTrypDB/GeneDB-style sysID: LpmP.23.1390) codes for the protein MVWGTDGHSSMQNYVVASALYHANEELRRKLNEAATALQTLQQDLASSRTQHAAVQTRLENVSVQLHQLVRERDLSTQKYTNASRTIVDLERTLRERISEEEKVRFSLESQITELRSRLVVGADSNELLQKDVRSLLSETRDRTAEVMSLRSNLALTESALSSQKHVNENMLVELKSLNSQLVEERKRLITVTREAQLASLSGARVDDLEKQLQRVQEERSAIEREHVGLMSEFVHITEDALRHAREEVARDVADWKAAAAHWEQVSHLLYKDIAERTQHHLRCRAECEEAQGQRDAAELQVRSLKREVALLIAKLDVVWPTHATDAKGLTAEEILNVFGRNDRAGIFLFDDRRRRRAAALRRSGAKGVDATGGSAAEETTGAVEEDLGGGEEDAGFDLAAAVLSDLPADPTTVACQLQELHEANATLISEVHQLRLTNDLLQDRLDGLMGRQREDQVRMTAAEVSLQQREKAGHQLLEKQLDRVAFLEAQVKSLRGYHVPANAPIGEVGENENIFELFLGQLVAAEVPEGIEVPEMFSTMFCSADFLVHETITTGTVRGFNGFFEVTASFRVSMDALLFYYLHTRQLLLQLHRVRDADEAAAMTVAETTGAGAEDAHFSANAVAETGTTHSAHSGSTDPSLRIAEHMFETIAEGQVSLADIVLREDCRHSARPTLKGHVRLVTPAGRHLASVEFRLTARRPYSADFLRLVEKSVAATGTEGAAPNISKEADSQDGMSSHLLDWMRATANTSLDAASHQRQESGEDTTLTPRHTRRTAMTTTPTHSYHRARQNQLQLVPVVSADGDTSSTTSSFLIQQQSRMAGTAGAMVVHLPPPSPPPLQRRPRASSWDGREESDLQAARHGGGASSLSSRADRDSVMERSPISGSFMHVNRSLLSTRPVAGGIGGEGSSVTGGAIQSLWVDVERLELPADLPPPIPRLSCYFRVEVADLEVWLDAPPTPRYTWEYTLDVRDSRAGAYGVSVPVRSVTQLAAVLREPLVVFLLDADAMASTSAAAATDPCVWAMVVCEWGQVVQRPNEPQSFALPLLRRDQSVVHGGVLRLSLTASTIGVHSIPSRAASLPSQLHATVVNTSTLPLTPPPPMSPPQPMDRSMEEELLRLEYKHHTGRSFV